The following coding sequences lie in one Pseudorca crassidens isolate mPseCra1 chromosome 2, mPseCra1.hap1, whole genome shotgun sequence genomic window:
- the IFT25 gene encoding intraflagellar transport protein 25 homolog isoform X2 — translation MRNIDVCLSSEGTEVILATSSDEKHPPENIIDGNPETFWTTTGMFPQEFIICFHKHVRIERLLIQSYFVRTLRIEKSTSKEPVDFEQWIERDLVHTEGQLQNEEIMVHDGHATYLRFIIVSAFDHFASVHSVSAEGIAVSNLS, via the exons ATGAGAAACATTGATGTTTGTTTGAGCTCTGAAGGGACTGAAGTGATTTTAGCTACATCAAGTGATGAAAAACACCCACCTGAAAATATAATTGATGG AAATCCAGAAACATTTTGGACCACCACAGGAATGTTTCCCCAAGAGTTCATTATTTGTTTTCACAAACATGTAAGGATTGAAAGGCTTTTAATCCAGAGTTACTTTG TACGGACCTTGAGGATTGAAAAGAGCACTTCTAAAGAGCCAGTTGATTTTGAGCAGTGGATTGAAAGAG ATCTGGTACATACAGAGGGGCAGcttcaaaatgaagaaattatg GTACATGATGGCCACGCCACTTACTTGAGATTCATTATTGTATCAGCCTTTGATCATTTTGCATCTGTGCATAGTGTTTCTGCAGAGGGAATAGCAGTCTCAaatctttcttaa
- the IFT25 gene encoding intraflagellar transport protein 25 homolog isoform X5 — protein MRNIDVCLSSEGTEVILATSSDEKHPPENIIDGNPETFWTTTGMFPQEFIICFHKHVRIERLLIQSYFVRTLRIEKSTSKEPVDFEQWIERDLVHTEGQLQNEEIMRTSYACSCYHNVHLFNYFLKLNFKEWNYWVHGYRHIYSFLYILPDCFSETFFTFLYKCKSIIFRVVYSEASSNK, from the exons ATGAGAAACATTGATGTTTGTTTGAGCTCTGAAGGGACTGAAGTGATTTTAGCTACATCAAGTGATGAAAAACACCCACCTGAAAATATAATTGATGG AAATCCAGAAACATTTTGGACCACCACAGGAATGTTTCCCCAAGAGTTCATTATTTGTTTTCACAAACATGTAAGGATTGAAAGGCTTTTAATCCAGAGTTACTTTG TACGGACCTTGAGGATTGAAAAGAGCACTTCTAAAGAGCCAGTTGATTTTGAGCAGTGGATTGAAAGAG ATCTGGTACATACAGAGGGGCAGcttcaaaatgaagaaattatg CGGACATCTTATGCCTGTTCCTGCTACCACAATGTTcacctttttaattattttctaaaattaaatttcaaggaatggaattactgggtccATGGGTATAGACATATTTATAGCTTCTTATATATACTGCCAGATTGCTTTTCGGagactttttttacatttttatataaatgtaaaagtatAATATTCAGGGTAGTGTATTCTGAGGCATCATCCAACAAATGA
- the IFT25 gene encoding intraflagellar transport protein 25 homolog isoform X4 has protein sequence MTQVKYFKMRNIDVCLSSEGTEVILATSSDEKHPPENIIDGNPETFWTTTGMFPQEFIICFHKHVRIERLLIQSYFVRTLRIEKSTSKEPVDFEQWIERDLVHTEGQLQNEEIMRTSYACSCYHNVHLFNYFLKLNFKEWNYWVHGYRHIYSFLYILPDCFSETFFTFLYKCKSIIFRVVYSEASSNK, from the exons GTTAAATACTTTAAGATGAGAAACATTGATGTTTGTTTGAGCTCTGAAGGGACTGAAGTGATTTTAGCTACATCAAGTGATGAAAAACACCCACCTGAAAATATAATTGATGG AAATCCAGAAACATTTTGGACCACCACAGGAATGTTTCCCCAAGAGTTCATTATTTGTTTTCACAAACATGTAAGGATTGAAAGGCTTTTAATCCAGAGTTACTTTG TACGGACCTTGAGGATTGAAAAGAGCACTTCTAAAGAGCCAGTTGATTTTGAGCAGTGGATTGAAAGAG ATCTGGTACATACAGAGGGGCAGcttcaaaatgaagaaattatg CGGACATCTTATGCCTGTTCCTGCTACCACAATGTTcacctttttaattattttctaaaattaaatttcaaggaatggaattactgggtccATGGGTATAGACATATTTATAGCTTCTTATATATACTGCCAGATTGCTTTTCGGagactttttttacatttttatataaatgtaaaagtatAATATTCAGGGTAGTGTATTCTGAGGCATCATCCAACAAATGA